In a single window of the Streptomyces sp. NBC_00353 genome:
- a CDS encoding citrate synthase has translation MRDQAAPDDRADARAERLTTRETAERLGVKPETVYAYVSRGQLSSRRAPGGRGSTFDAAEVDALVRRTGRREPSTTGGDLVFRTGITLIGTDRYYFRGVDATELTTHYSYEEIAEWLWTGALRPGIRFTAPAEALAAARRTVGALPVHSGSTDRLRVAVVAAAAADPLRFDLSREAVLGSARSLIPTLVDALPTAVGAPATADSETASHPPGLAHRLWPKLTARPADAPSLAALDTALGLLIDHDLAASTLAARVAASARAHPYAVVSAGLGVLEGPLHGAASSLAHRMLTEVLERGSATPVVADHLRTGRQVPGLGHRLYTAEDPRARTLFARLAEVPQAAPALAAARDVVTTTARHTPLHANVDLALAVLSVASGMSAEAGETVFAVSRTAGWIAHALEEYGERPLRMRPSGQYGGPRPPQSLPAPGSVATDRDHPQ, from the coding sequence ATGAGGGATCAAGCAGCACCCGACGACCGTGCCGACGCGCGTGCCGAGCGGCTCACGACGCGCGAGACGGCCGAGCGCCTGGGCGTGAAGCCCGAGACGGTGTACGCGTATGTCAGCCGGGGCCAGCTGAGCAGCAGGCGCGCCCCCGGTGGCCGCGGCAGTACGTTCGACGCCGCGGAGGTCGATGCACTGGTACGGCGTACGGGACGGAGAGAACCCTCCACCACCGGCGGTGACCTGGTGTTCCGTACCGGCATCACGCTGATCGGGACCGACCGGTACTACTTCCGGGGTGTCGACGCGACCGAGCTGACCACGCACTACTCCTACGAGGAGATCGCCGAATGGCTGTGGACCGGCGCCCTCCGGCCCGGCATCCGCTTCACCGCGCCTGCCGAGGCCCTGGCCGCGGCACGCCGGACCGTCGGTGCACTGCCCGTGCACAGCGGGTCGACGGACCGGCTGCGGGTGGCCGTGGTCGCCGCGGCGGCGGCCGATCCGCTGCGCTTCGACCTCTCGCGCGAGGCCGTGCTCGGCAGCGCGCGGAGCCTGATCCCGACCCTGGTCGACGCGCTGCCGACCGCTGTCGGTGCACCTGCGACGGCCGACAGCGAGACCGCTTCGCACCCGCCCGGGCTGGCGCACCGTCTCTGGCCGAAACTCACCGCCCGACCGGCCGACGCACCTTCACTTGCCGCACTGGACACGGCTCTCGGCCTGCTGATCGACCACGATCTGGCCGCCTCGACACTGGCCGCGCGGGTCGCCGCATCCGCCCGCGCCCATCCGTACGCGGTGGTCTCCGCGGGCCTCGGTGTCCTGGAGGGCCCCCTGCACGGCGCCGCCAGCAGCCTGGCCCACAGGATGCTGACCGAGGTCCTGGAGCGGGGCAGTGCGACCCCGGTGGTCGCGGACCATCTCCGTACCGGCCGTCAGGTGCCAGGACTCGGACACCGGCTCTACACCGCCGAGGATCCGCGCGCACGGACGCTGTTCGCCAGGCTCGCGGAGGTCCCGCAGGCGGCGCCCGCGCTGGCCGCGGCGCGCGACGTGGTCACGACGACCGCGCGCCACACTCCCCTGCACGCCAACGTCGACCTGGCGCTGGCCGTGCTCTCCGTCGCCTCCGGCATGTCGGCGGAGGCGGGTGAGACGGTGTTCGCGGTGTCCCGTACTGCGGGCTGGATCGCCCATGCGCTGGAGGAGTACGGGGAACGTCCGCTGCGGATGCGGCCCAGCGGCCAGTACGGAGGCCCCCGCCCACCGCAGTCACTGCCTGCCCCGGGATCGGTCGCCACGGACAGAGATCATCCGCAATAG
- a CDS encoding LacI family DNA-binding transcriptional regulator → MTRRLAQVAQKVGVSEATVSRVLNGKPGVSDATRKAVLSALDVLGYERPTQLRGERARLVGLVLPELQNPIFPAFAEVVGGALAQQGLTPVLCTQTKGGVSEADYVELLLQQQVSGVVFAGGLYHQADAAHDHYRVLADRKIPVVLINAAIAHLGFPGVSCDDSVAVEQAWRHLVSLGHERIGLVLGPADHVPSQRKLAAARALAEEAGTTVPDEWVARAMFSLEGGQAAAMRLLDRGVTGIICASDPLALGAVRAARRRGLSVPADVSVVGYDDSAFMNCTEPPLTTVRQPIEAMGRAAVELLALQIGGRTVPSDELLFEPELVVRGSTAQPPRDISG, encoded by the coding sequence ATGACGCGACGACTTGCTCAAGTGGCACAGAAGGTGGGAGTCAGCGAGGCCACGGTCAGCCGGGTGCTCAACGGTAAGCCCGGCGTCTCCGATGCCACCCGGAAGGCCGTGCTCTCCGCGCTCGACGTCCTCGGTTACGAGCGTCCGACCCAGCTGCGGGGCGAGCGGGCAAGGCTGGTCGGTCTGGTCCTGCCCGAGCTGCAGAACCCGATCTTCCCTGCCTTCGCCGAAGTCGTCGGCGGTGCGCTGGCACAGCAGGGTCTGACTCCTGTGCTGTGTACCCAGACCAAGGGCGGCGTCTCCGAGGCCGATTATGTGGAGCTGCTTCTGCAGCAGCAGGTGTCCGGGGTGGTCTTCGCGGGCGGGCTCTACCATCAGGCCGACGCCGCACACGATCACTACAGGGTGCTGGCCGACCGCAAGATCCCGGTGGTCCTGATCAACGCGGCCATTGCCCACCTCGGCTTCCCCGGTGTCTCCTGCGACGACTCCGTCGCCGTCGAGCAGGCCTGGCGCCATCTCGTCTCGCTCGGTCACGAGCGCATCGGCCTGGTGCTCGGCCCCGCCGACCATGTGCCCTCGCAGCGCAAGCTGGCCGCCGCCCGGGCGCTGGCGGAGGAGGCCGGCACCACCGTGCCGGACGAGTGGGTGGCACGGGCCATGTTCTCGCTGGAGGGCGGACAGGCCGCCGCCATGCGCCTGCTGGACCGGGGTGTCACCGGCATCATCTGTGCGAGCGACCCGCTCGCTCTCGGGGCGGTGCGTGCGGCCCGCCGCCGCGGTCTCTCCGTGCCCGCCGACGTCTCGGTCGTGGGGTACGACGACTCCGCCTTCATGAACTGCACCGAGCCGCCGCTGACCACGGTCCGTCAGCCGATCGAGGCCATGGGGCGCGCCGCCGTCGAGCTGCTCGCCCTTCAGATCGGGGGCCGTACCGTGCCGTCGGACGAGCTGCTCTTCGAACCGGAACTGGTGGTGCGGGGGTCCACCGCGCAGCCCCCGCGGGACATTTCCGGCTGA
- a CDS encoding sensor histidine kinase, producing MSAPPPTPRRPRRLGWPQRVFSQVLLIQLAIATGVTVLATGLFLAPLSAQLDDEAMHRALAIAQSTAAQPQITESLLATTPAPDGPVQSAAERIRRSTGAEYVVVMDRRGVRWSHTDADRIGKVVSTDPSEALAGDQVMEIDSGTLGRSARGKVPLRDESGHIVGAVSVGIAYDSVRARLLAAIPGLLAYAGGALAVGALASYLISRRIQRQTQDLAFSDISALLAEREAMLHSIREGVVALDRTGRIRLLNDEAQRLLGLGPDAAGRPLDEVLGRGRTADVLAGRVVGDDLLTVRGNRVLLANRMPTDDGGAVATLRDRTELEHLGRELDSTRGLIDALRAQDHEHANRLHTLLGLLELEMHEDAMEFVTEVVGGHRATAEQVTEKVHDPLLAALLVGKATVAAERGVSLRMAPGTLLPDRLVDSRGLVTAVGNLVDNALDAAAGSDGAVIEVGLRTDGRTVVLQVRDSGNGVPPEQRESIFTEGWSTKELPAHGKRGLGLALVRRLAERQGGSATVGSAPGGGAEFTVVLPEALTEPGLTATAVPEPSTAGEVQ from the coding sequence ATGAGCGCCCCACCGCCCACCCCCCGGAGGCCACGACGGCTCGGCTGGCCGCAGCGGGTCTTCTCCCAGGTGCTGCTGATACAACTCGCCATCGCCACCGGCGTCACCGTACTCGCCACCGGCCTCTTTCTGGCACCCCTCAGCGCACAGCTCGACGACGAGGCGATGCACCGTGCGCTCGCCATCGCACAGAGCACGGCGGCCCAGCCGCAGATCACCGAGTCGCTGCTCGCGACGACCCCGGCCCCCGACGGGCCGGTGCAGTCGGCGGCCGAGCGGATCCGGCGGTCCACCGGCGCCGAGTACGTCGTCGTCATGGACCGGCGCGGGGTTCGCTGGTCGCACACCGACGCCGACCGGATCGGCAAGGTCGTCTCCACCGACCCCAGTGAGGCGCTCGCGGGCGACCAGGTCATGGAGATCGACAGCGGCACGCTCGGCCGCTCGGCCCGTGGGAAGGTGCCGCTCCGCGACGAGTCGGGCCACATCGTCGGGGCGGTCTCGGTCGGTATCGCGTACGACAGTGTCCGCGCCCGCCTCCTGGCGGCGATCCCCGGGCTGCTCGCCTACGCCGGCGGGGCGCTGGCCGTCGGGGCGCTCGCCTCCTATCTGATCTCCCGTCGTATCCAGCGGCAGACCCAGGACCTTGCCTTCTCCGACATCTCCGCGCTGCTGGCCGAACGCGAGGCAATGCTGCACAGCATCCGGGAAGGGGTGGTCGCGCTCGACCGGACAGGACGCATCCGACTGCTGAACGACGAGGCGCAGCGGCTGCTCGGGCTCGGCCCCGATGCCGCGGGCCGCCCGCTCGACGAGGTGCTCGGCCGCGGGCGGACGGCCGATGTGCTGGCCGGCCGGGTGGTCGGCGACGATCTGCTGACCGTGCGGGGCAACCGGGTGCTGCTCGCCAACCGGATGCCGACCGACGACGGGGGCGCGGTCGCCACCCTCCGCGACCGCACCGAACTCGAGCATCTCGGCCGAGAACTCGACTCCACCCGCGGTCTCATCGACGCCCTGCGCGCGCAGGACCACGAACACGCCAACCGGCTGCACACGCTCCTGGGACTGCTGGAGCTGGAGATGCACGAGGACGCGATGGAGTTCGTCACGGAGGTCGTCGGCGGCCACCGGGCCACTGCCGAGCAGGTCACCGAGAAGGTTCACGACCCGCTGCTGGCGGCCCTGCTGGTCGGCAAGGCGACGGTCGCGGCGGAGCGCGGCGTCTCCCTGCGGATGGCGCCCGGCACTCTGCTCCCGGACCGTCTGGTGGATTCGCGCGGGCTCGTCACCGCCGTCGGCAATCTCGTCGACAACGCCCTGGACGCGGCGGCCGGGTCGGACGGTGCCGTGATCGAGGTGGGGCTGCGGACGGACGGCCGTACGGTGGTGCTGCAGGTCCGCGACAGCGGAAATGGCGTCCCTCCCGAGCAGCGCGAATCGATCTTTACTGAGGGCTGGTCGACCAAGGAGCTCCCGGCGCACGGCAAACGCGGTCTGGGTCTCGCACTGGTACGGCGGCTGGCCGAACGACAGGGCGGCAGCGCCACCGTCGGCTCGGCGCCGGGGGGCGGCGCCGAGTTCACCGTCGTACTGCCGGAGGCCCTCACCGAACCGGGGCTGACGGCGACAGCCGTTCCGGAGCCGAGCACCGCAGGAGAAGTTCAGTGA
- a CDS encoding DUF7342 family protein, protein MIEVLVVDDDIRVTQINAAYVSRVPGFRVAAQAHSAAAALAAVESQHVDLVLLDHYMPDRNGLTVVRELRRLGHRTDVIMVTAARDVATVQEAMRHGALQYLVKPFTYAGLRTKLEAYAALHHTLEGGGEAEQGDVDRLFGALWAAGEPGLPKGHSPTTAELVRQALRGADGPLSAQEIAESAGMSRQTAQRYLKLLERTGRVRLTLRYGETGRPEHRYTWATGS, encoded by the coding sequence GTGATCGAGGTCCTGGTCGTCGACGACGACATCCGGGTTACGCAGATCAACGCAGCCTATGTCTCCAGAGTGCCCGGATTCCGGGTGGCTGCGCAGGCGCACAGCGCCGCCGCGGCCCTCGCAGCGGTCGAGTCACAGCACGTGGACCTCGTCCTGCTGGACCACTACATGCCCGACCGGAACGGTCTGACGGTGGTACGGGAGCTGCGCAGGCTCGGCCACCGCACCGACGTGATCATGGTGACGGCGGCGCGCGACGTCGCGACCGTCCAGGAGGCCATGCGCCACGGTGCGCTCCAGTACCTGGTGAAGCCGTTCACGTACGCGGGGCTGCGTACCAAGCTGGAGGCGTACGCGGCGCTCCACCACACCCTGGAGGGCGGCGGCGAGGCCGAACAGGGTGACGTGGACCGGCTCTTCGGCGCCCTGTGGGCCGCGGGCGAACCCGGTCTGCCCAAGGGGCACTCGCCGACGACGGCGGAGCTGGTCCGCCAGGCGCTCCGGGGCGCCGACGGGCCGCTCTCCGCGCAGGAGATCGCGGAGAGTGCCGGGATGAGCCGGCAGACGGCGCAGCGCTATCTGAAGCTGCTGGAGCGGACGGGCAGGGTGCGGCTGACGCTGCGGTACGGCGAGACGGGCCGCCCGGAGCACCGCTACACCTGGGCCACCGGCTCCTGA